A stretch of Telopea speciosissima isolate NSW1024214 ecotype Mountain lineage chromosome 11, Tspe_v1, whole genome shotgun sequence DNA encodes these proteins:
- the LOC122644900 gene encoding cilia- and flagella-associated protein 298-like, protein MGARIVEIIGASQLVIKQLAKEYRCYPNSVLFLLFVGSDYYLPFVGYKSNIVSRKITPSRGIWAWLIQLGDGKGSHSIEAVPLMRALSEAKAYAPKDQVLHGRLLSPYILKELIQTIEKQVMLNEAMGFSDLTQLHQLLSGSSTDSELLQEDTTQLLWAGKELMKSKRLCDYVGDNERTKIILRLQPSCMSSA, encoded by the exons ATGGGTGCTAGGATTGTTGAAATCATTGGTGCCTCTCAGTTGGTAATCAAGCAGTTAGCTAAAGAGTACCGCT GTTATCCCAATTCCGTACTCTTTCTGCTCTTTGTTGGCTCTGACTATTATCTCCCATTTGTCGGATACAAATCCAATATAGTTTCCAGAAAAATTACACCTAGTAGAGGAATCTGGGCTTGGCTTATTCAACTTGGTGACGGCAAAG GCAGTCACTCGATTGAAGCAGTTCCTTTGATGAGAGCTTTATCAGAAGCCAAAGCCTATGCACCAAAG GACCAGGTTCTCCATGGTAGACTTTTATCACCTTATATCTTGAAAGAACTCATTCAGACAATAGAAAAGCAAGTCATGTTGAACGAAGCAATGGGTTTCTCTGATTTAACCCAATTGCATCAGCTACTCTCGGGTTCCTCCACag ACTCAGAACTTTTGCAAGAAGACACCACACAGCTTTTGTGGGCAGGGAAGGAGCTCATGAAGAGTAAAAGATTATGTGATTATGTTGGTGACAATGAGAGAACTAAG ATCATACTCAGATTGCAGCCATCTTGCATGAGCTCTGCATGA